Proteins found in one Roseovarius pelagicus genomic segment:
- the hisN gene encoding histidinol-phosphatase has protein sequence MDIQAISETAHALANAARAAILPHFRTDGLKAENKDSVGFDPVTVADRAAERAMRDILAVHRPDDAILGEEFGAKHGNSGLKWVLDPIDGTRAFVSGAPTWGVLIAVADSSGPIYGLIDQPYIGERFEGGFGRAQMRGPLGERPLAVRGSRALAASTLMTTFPEVGTAQEGAAFAAVAKTVQLTRYGMDCYAYAMLAAGQIDLVIEAGLNAYDIQAPIAVIEAAGGIVTDWQGGPAHEGGRAIAAAGAEQHAAALAILRAFA, from the coding sequence GTGGACATTCAGGCGATTTCTGAAACGGCACATGCGTTGGCGAATGCTGCGCGTGCGGCTATCCTCCCTCATTTTCGTACGGACGGTCTGAAAGCCGAGAACAAGGATTCTGTCGGTTTCGACCCTGTCACTGTCGCAGATCGTGCCGCTGAGAGGGCGATGCGCGACATTCTGGCCGTTCATCGCCCGGATGATGCCATCCTCGGCGAAGAGTTTGGCGCAAAACACGGCAATTCCGGCCTGAAATGGGTGCTTGATCCGATTGACGGTACGCGCGCCTTTGTCTCTGGTGCGCCGACTTGGGGCGTTTTGATCGCTGTCGCGGATAGCAGTGGCCCGATCTATGGGCTGATCGATCAACCATACATAGGCGAACGGTTCGAGGGGGGATTTGGTCGCGCGCAGATGCGTGGACCACTCGGAGAGAGGCCGCTCGCAGTGCGTGGCAGTCGGGCGCTGGCAGCCTCGACATTGATGACCACCTTCCCAGAGGTCGGAACAGCGCAAGAAGGTGCAGCCTTTGCTGCGGTAGCAAAGACAGTTCAACTGACCCGCTATGGCATGGATTGCTACGCTTATGCGATGCTGGCCGCTGGACAGATTGATCTGGTTATTGAGGCCGGCCTGAATGCCTATGACATTCAGGCCCCGATCGCGGTAATCGAAGCGGCAGGTGGTATTGTCACTGATTGGCAAGGTGGTCCGGCCCATGAGGGGGGGCGCGCGATTGCTGCTGCGGGGGCTGAACAGCACGCGGCGGCTCTGGCGATACTAAGAGCGTTCGCATGA
- a CDS encoding LysR family transcriptional regulator, translating into MRNLDMTTLRSFVAVSDHGGVTRAAAALNLTQSAVSMQLKRLEELLGIDLMDRSNRKIALTGAGDQLLTYARRLVAMNDEVVGRLTDQVWEGEISLGVPHDIIYPSIPRVLKQFNAAFPRVRVHLTSSYSTNLIELYGRGEIDLILTTESVVGPGGETLIEMPLKWYGAPGGEVWKQRPLPIAHCRNCLFRPGVIKHLDAVGIDWDQAIDSDSDGAIEATVSADLAVTVGLEGSAPRHFDPVPHQGALPDLGKQKINLYGARTPRDTLVEQLAIMVRSGFASPAAKAVSSG; encoded by the coding sequence ATGCGTAATTTGGATATGACCACCCTCCGCTCTTTTGTCGCTGTCTCGGACCACGGCGGTGTCACCCGTGCTGCTGCTGCGCTCAACCTGACGCAATCGGCGGTGTCGATGCAGCTTAAAAGGCTGGAAGAGTTATTGGGAATTGACCTGATGGACCGCTCGAACCGTAAGATCGCGCTGACGGGTGCAGGTGATCAGCTACTGACCTACGCGCGTCGGCTGGTTGCGATGAATGATGAGGTGGTCGGACGGTTGACCGATCAGGTTTGGGAGGGCGAGATTAGTCTCGGGGTGCCGCACGACATCATTTACCCATCGATTCCACGAGTGTTGAAGCAGTTCAATGCAGCCTTTCCACGGGTTCGGGTGCATCTGACATCATCTTATTCCACGAACCTGATAGAGCTTTATGGACGCGGCGAAATCGATCTGATCCTGACCACCGAAAGCGTTGTTGGTCCGGGCGGTGAGACGCTGATTGAAATGCCGCTGAAATGGTATGGCGCGCCCGGCGGGGAGGTCTGGAAACAGCGCCCTCTCCCAATTGCGCATTGCCGAAACTGTCTGTTCCGGCCGGGGGTGATCAAGCATCTCGATGCTGTTGGGATTGACTGGGATCAGGCGATCGATTCGGATTCCGATGGCGCGATCGAGGCAACGGTAAGTGCCGATCTGGCCGTGACTGTAGGGCTGGAGGGCAGCGCACCACGTCATTTCGATCCAGTGCCGCATCAGGGCGCTTTGCCCGACCTGGGCAAGCAAAAGATCAACCTCTATGGCGCGCGAACGCCAAGGGATACGCTGGTGGAGCAGTTGGCCATCATGGTGCGGTCCGGGTTCGCGTCGCCCGCAGCCAAAGCTGTGAGCAGTGGTTGA
- a CDS encoding NADPH:quinone oxidoreductase family protein — protein sequence MRAFHITSFESPPKIVECPVPTPGPGQIRLRIHACGLNFADLLMMTGRYQDTPALPFTLGMEVAGTVDAIGPDTEAPAVGTRVAVFGGHGGLAEYGCFDAARAVVLPDAMDDVSAAAFQIAYGTSHVALDHKARLQPGETLLVLGAAGGVGLTAVEIGKLMGARVIACARGADKLSVAKAAGADHLIDAKTDDIRETCRALGGVDVIYDPVGGDQFTAAFRACRPEARILSIGFASGEVPQIPANHLLVKNISVMGLYWGGYLAFRPEVVTGSLATLLDWHRAGRITPHVSHTYSLDQASDALALLRARKSTGKVVVTVS from the coding sequence ATGCGCGCCTTTCACATAACTTCTTTCGAGAGCCCGCCAAAGATCGTCGAGTGTCCTGTGCCGACACCCGGACCGGGGCAGATACGGTTGCGTATTCATGCTTGCGGGTTGAACTTCGCCGATCTGCTGATGATGACGGGCAGGTATCAGGATACCCCCGCCCTGCCCTTCACGCTGGGCATGGAGGTGGCGGGTACGGTTGATGCCATCGGCCCGGACACCGAGGCACCTGCGGTCGGCACCCGTGTCGCCGTGTTCGGCGGTCACGGAGGTCTGGCCGAGTACGGATGTTTTGACGCGGCCCGCGCAGTGGTGTTGCCAGATGCGATGGATGATGTCAGTGCAGCCGCCTTTCAGATCGCCTATGGCACCAGCCACGTCGCCCTGGATCACAAGGCGCGGTTGCAGCCCGGCGAAACACTGCTGGTGCTGGGGGCTGCAGGCGGCGTTGGCCTGACAGCCGTCGAAATTGGCAAGCTCATGGGCGCGCGGGTGATCGCCTGCGCGCGTGGCGCTGACAAACTGTCCGTCGCCAAGGCTGCGGGTGCCGATCACCTGATTGATGCGAAAACAGATGATATTCGCGAAACCTGCCGCGCACTTGGTGGCGTCGATGTGATCTATGATCCGGTGGGAGGGGATCAGTTCACCGCCGCGTTCCGCGCTTGCCGCCCCGAAGCGCGAATCCTATCGATTGGCTTTGCCAGCGGTGAGGTGCCTCAAATCCCCGCCAACCACCTGCTGGTTAAGAATATCAGTGTCATGGGGCTGTATTGGGGCGGGTATCTGGCGTTCCGCCCCGAGGTCGTGACCGGATCGCTTGCCACTTTGCTGGACTGGCACCGCGCAGGGCGCATCACGCCACATGTCAGTCATACCTATTCGCTTGATCAGGCCAGCGATGCACTGGCGCTCCTGCGCGCGCGTAAATCCACAGGTAAAGTGGTCGTGACGGTTTCATAG
- a CDS encoding helix-turn-helix domain-containing protein, giving the protein MPHPVDMHVGKRIRHRRWLVGMTQQQLAESVGIKFQQIQKYETGANRVSASRLWDIAASMDVDVSFFFEGIEAQQVDAQAAGAGPSDILGDKEALDLVRSYYAIPENQRRRLFDLARVLSDVA; this is encoded by the coding sequence ATGCCCCATCCAGTAGACATGCACGTAGGCAAACGAATCCGGCATCGCCGTTGGCTGGTTGGCATGACCCAGCAGCAGCTGGCCGAAAGCGTTGGAATAAAATTTCAGCAGATTCAGAAATACGAAACCGGCGCAAATCGAGTCAGCGCATCGCGCTTATGGGATATCGCCGCATCAATGGATGTCGATGTCAGCTTTTTCTTCGAGGGAATCGAGGCGCAACAGGTCGACGCGCAAGCGGCCGGCGCAGGCCCATCGGATATCTTGGGTGATAAAGAGGCGCTTGATCTGGTGCGTTCCTACTACGCTATCCCGGAAAACCAGCGCCGCCGTCTGTTTGATCTGGCGCGGGTGCTGAGCGACGTCGCTTGA